The proteins below are encoded in one region of Levilactobacillus namurensis:
- a CDS encoding IS3 family transposase, whose translation MSSQEKAQLITELRRKFNVKLVAVLKAVRMSSSSYHDARHRKYQTNSSTLVDEIRSIRLNNPDYGYRTVTLALKNKGIQANHKAVLRIMRENNLLCQAFNRRTKKYNSYKGTVGKIAHNRLQRRFKTDRPFQKVVTDVTEVRWGEQTINERAYFTAYIDLYNGEIIEWAIDRKPTVDFVTCPLKRLLAKRPDLPYRMTIHSDQGFQYQNFRYVNILQQAHVFQSMSRKATCLDNAVAESIFHILKVGTVHNHQYRSYKELESGITNYVDYYNHRRIKAKLAGMSPVKYREHTSQLVA comes from the coding sequence ATCTCAAGCCAAGAGAAAGCCCAGCTAATTACTGAGCTAAGGCGCAAATTCAATGTTAAATTAGTTGCGGTTTTGAAGGCAGTAAGAATGTCGAGTAGCAGTTATCATGATGCTCGTCATCGGAAATATCAAACGAACTCATCAACGTTAGTTGATGAGATTAGAAGTATTCGTTTAAATAATCCAGACTATGGATATCGAACAGTCACTCTGGCTCTTAAAAATAAAGGAATCCAGGCAAATCATAAAGCCGTACTTCGTATCATGCGTGAAAATAACCTACTATGTCAGGCGTTTAATCGGCGCACCAAGAAATACAATTCTTATAAAGGAACCGTTGGTAAAATTGCCCATAATCGTTTACAACGTCGTTTCAAGACGGATCGACCATTTCAAAAGGTCGTTACCGATGTGACTGAGGTTCGTTGGGGTGAGCAAACTATCAACGAACGTGCGTACTTTACGGCTTATATTGACCTCTACAACGGAGAAATTATTGAATGGGCCATTGATCGTAAACCGACGGTCGACTTCGTAACATGCCCACTTAAGCGACTACTAGCAAAACGGCCAGATTTACCATATCGAATGACAATTCACTCAGACCAAGGCTTTCAATATCAAAACTTTCGATACGTGAACATTCTTCAACAAGCCCATGTTTTCCAAAGCATGAGCCGTAAGGCCACATGCCTAGATAACGCAGTAGCAGAAAGTATTTTTCACATTCTTAAAGTTGGCACGGTTCATAATCACCAATATAGGAGTTACAAAGAGCTAGAATCCGGCATTACTAACTACGTTGACTATTACAATCATCGTCGGATAAAAGCAAAACTGGCTGGTATGTCCCCGGTAAAATACCGGGAACATACCAGCCAGTTAGTGGCGTAG
- a CDS encoding transglycosylase, with the protein MVTDVATSVMPQVETTAQASSKVSARQKKQIAKINASLSKKQKAAKKWIAYRESRYSYTASNGSCYGRYQLLKAYLHGNYSPVNQEKMANKYVAGRYGSWTKAKKFWQSHHWY; encoded by the coding sequence ATGGTCACCGATGTAGCGACCAGCGTAATGCCTCAAGTCGAAACCACGGCGCAAGCGTCGAGTAAAGTATCCGCGCGTCAGAAAAAACAAATCGCTAAAATCAATGCTTCATTATCTAAGAAACAAAAGGCCGCTAAAAAGTGGATTGCCTATCGTGAATCTCGTTACAGCTACACGGCATCCAACGGTTCCTGTTACGGCCGTTACCAACTTTTAAAGGCCTACCTGCACGGGAACTATTCCCCCGTTAACCAAGAAAAGATGGCCAACAAGTACGTTGCTGGTCGGTACGGTTCCTGGACCAAGGCTAAGAAGTTCTGGCAGAGCCACCACTGGTACTAA